From Impatiens glandulifera chromosome 7, dImpGla2.1, whole genome shotgun sequence:
CTTTATATGTTTTATGTTTTCTTAAACTAGTGATCATTATTTCATTgtttaaaaaagaatttaatataaataatgatactcaaattctcaattaaatcgcttatataattaattaaaatattaaattatattttattttttaatcacatCAAGGTAGCCCGGTTACCGGTAGTTAGAGTGGTTTAATAGATTAAAAGCTCATATTTCAATTCCATCTGACAGTGTTTAGTTTTccatcaatttaaaaaaaaaatttatttaaatttaaaaagtccctataaaatagtattttaaacatttaattgaaataatttcaaataatctataaattaaaaataccaatttaatcttattttatataaaatttaaatactaaattaaattaatccactatataatcaaataagaTTTTTCAAAGACAttgattgtttaaaaataaataaataattcataatcctatcaaattcaaatatttaatttaccaTCTAGTTAAAATCAAaccatattatttaatttatcagcTAATTagaatatacattttatattttcagaCAGACAAGGGATCAATAATAGTAGCAgcaattgaaaatttgaaacaacTAAAAATGAGGGAGACTTCTTTAAGAAATGAGGTAAACAAAATCAAGAAGAAATCTTATACGGAACATGTGACTGCAAAATCAAAGGAAGGTAAGATTCAAACAACAAATGATCTAAAGATCTCGTCATCATGTTCATCGACAATATCACCAGCCACAACCAATTCAACTGTTGTTCTAGAGGTTGATGTTAAATACGAGGAGCGTAAGATTCTGATTCGATTAAACATAAGTCGAAAGAAATTGGCTATTGCTAACTTATTGAACGAGATTGAGTCGATCGATTTGAAGGTCACTAACTGTTATTGGTTTCCCTTTGAAGATTCTTATCTTGTCATCACTATCATCGTCGAGgtatgttaatttaattatgttttaattattaacacATATTTCTAATTAAGATGGGTAATTATAATACACAATGAgaaattaaatcataaattcttaaacaaaataattgtgtattttGGGGGACAATAATTGACCAAAAATAGTCACGTGAAAGTGATGTATTCTTTATAAAACTGGTCTGTATTGATACATATATGCCATGAAcactaatgattttattaaaaaattatcaatcttatttaatatatatatatatatatatatatatatatatatatatatatatatatatatatatatatatatatatatatatatatatatatatcattggTTCATAAATACAAGActgtgttaattttttaattaaaaaaatgtaacatatatattattaatatctttatcattatatatattactttttttaaaagtaatgttaaaatttaaaaaagtttcCTTAATcattatcttaatattttttaagattaaaaattagatttagatttggtAAATGATCCAAATTATCATTAgattattacaaattttgacatatacatttatatatattgtttactTCATACATAAAAGGTTATGGTTACATCTTTATTTTAGttctcttactttatttttataagttttgattTTCAATCCATTTAATACTGTTGTTTTCTCAACTACTTAGAAAATGacttttcataaaaaaaaaaaaaaaacaataaaaacaaataaagtgAAAGCTGATCAGCTTCACATACTAtatgaaacaaaattaaatatgcatatttatttgaattcctACTTGTTATATAGTTCAAAGAAAACTCacttttctctttatttaattaattgttatttatttattatctttataattGTAGATGGATGCACAATTCTCCTTAACTACAAAGGAACTTGTAACAAAGTTGCATGATCTAATAAGTCATAAATGATGGTATCTATTGAACCGGTTTTATAAGACAAGATTGAAATTGAGtttttctttcttgcattttgaTTTGAGTGAAAATAAACCTTTGTTTTTATGTTATGTTGTTTATAACTTCTCTACAACTTTTGTCTTCGTTCCTTTATTTGGTTTGCTATAatttaatcttatatatatatatatatatatatatatatatatatatataatcaactaTTCCATCATAAAATTAAACTacattgatataaattttaataaattaaatataaaaatattttaataatttaacacaatttgttaaataatatttcgaaTTCATAATATAGAAATAACAACCGTGATAGGatgtgttttgattttttttttaacgacAAACTCTCACGTAGAGGTACTTACAAATATtagtttgaacaaaaaaaaatgttattaaatttaattatagaatatttaaacacataatgtttttaaataaatactaattttttttttatcaaacctagcattttgaaaaaaaaaccgTACCTTATTTGTTGCCCAATTATATAatctcttaatttattatttaattcttacATCCcgttcttataaaattttaattttaaatataaaaatattataataacttaaacaattaaaaactcaaatatcttaatatcaaacaaactacACTTAAgtgtttaatataaatagattgtTCAGGCTTGTATAAATTTGGGTTagcattataatataattatttaaaaaattattattggaaataaattttagaatatatatatatatatatatatatatatatatatttatttatttttgataaaaaatttaaaatttttaatatacaataataaaataaaaaattataattattttagtattttggttagtATAAGTAATACGAGAATACTccgatttttattttgtttatttataaaataaactaaagtgACAACGCTTAAAGTCAATTAGATTATTATGTTTCGATATGTATTAATCTAAAACCTGTACAAGCCAATCGAAATGTCTATGCTATAAAACTAAACTTTTGATCCTCGTCTTTAAGATAGGACAACATCCTACATGGATAGTCTTCTTTTATACTTTTTTATGATATTCAAGAGAGGTAAACTAAAggattttataacataattaatgtAGAAAAAGTATTTTCTAAAAACAGTGCACGAGATCAGTCTACCATTCAATATTTTTGTTGTGTCCCCACCGCGGACGGTGTACTCGAACGAATAGGTAAGGCACGAGACCATCAACTTGGGATAGAACAAACCGCTTTTAAAGACGGGTCATTCAAATGGAAAAGATCCTTTCACCACATGGAAaacgaaaatatttttaaaacaagagCATAGAAGACGAGACGAAAAAACAACGTATACAACTCTACTAATTTTTTGGCATCTCTCAATAATTCAACATGCGAAGAATGATATGATGGATGTGTATATTCATGACCAGTTACAATACTCTTGTTAATCACTACATGAAAATAAGACAAGTTCAAGACATTAAATGGAATTCAAGCATCATAAAATCATATTGTCCAAGCCAAATCAGTGTCATgtcatattttcttattttataattctattTTAATACTTGGTTGAGAATGATCACGAACAGCGTTCttgaaaatcttttgaaaaaCATTATCAACAATTCCTTTCTTTGAAGGTGGTATTTGTATTGTAACTTCCTCACTATCAAAACTCTTTAGTTTACCGACTTCTCATTCAACTTATGGGAATTTTCGGAATTTATGtctataagttttttttatacttcATTCTCGAAAATTAAATGTTGTTTGAACTGAGAGATCCGCAACATCTATTTTTATTCCCATTAAATGTTGTTTGAATCGAGAGATCCCTCCACAAACAATAGTTTTATGTCAAAATGTGCATTGATTTGATCTATTGCCTATTTGCTCGAATAGAATTGCATATTCCCATGATGCATCCGACTTATGTTTGACATTTAGAACAATGCTTGATTGTGTTGGAGTTTTGACTTCATATTTAGGACGAGTGACTCCCAAGTTAgacataattaattagtaataactGTCCTCTATCAACAATTAAGAATACAAacaaactaaatattaaatatcatcGATTAAAAAAGATCAAACAAACcaataacaaatatgaacacATTCAAACTcataatctatataaaaaatttatcccCTCTTTAAGCTTAACGACAATAAGAGATGTATATCCTTAACCTCCTAGAGAGTTCATGGGTTCGAGTTTGTTAGACGACAAGTTATGcacctagttaaatggttaagtgagTTTACAGACTATGTGCTTAACCTCATTGTggtcacatttttttaaaagaattaaaacttagttctagagagagaaaagctcTAAAGATTTTCTGGTGATTTTCTAGACAAATTTTCTGGCGACGAATTCTAGAAATTCTTCTCCAAGAACGTGCACATCATTCTACTCAGCAACAATAACAAATCAGAAATTCAATCGCATTAccgaaaaagaaaaaaacatctTTCGTTAATTGAAACACGATCGACATAAACAACACGATTCACGAAGTAAGTGTCGCTAACCATAAATCTATCAAAATTGTGTCGATATCTTTTCTAGATGCTTATTTTCTGGCCGCAAGCGTCGGTTAATTCTCTAAACTTGGGTGTTCTCGAAAGGTTGCCTTTCGAAGCAGTTTCGTCGCTAAATCTTTAGGGTTTATGAATTGCCATATTTGTGCATTTACATTGCTTTATTATTGTGTTCTGCTCTTCAATAatggagaaaaagaaaaataataaagcCAAGGAAGTCAAAGAGTTTGTTATGGAAGGTCTCAAGGAGATTACTGAAAAAAATCGAAATGATTGCTGAAGAAGTTATTCGAGAAAAACAGGATAAAAgcaaagaaaaaacaaatgttgtgtaattctgaagaaaataatgTAGGAAAGCAGGGGAAGAAGGTTTCTGAAGAAAATAATGCAAGAAAATAAGGAAAGAATGAAGGAATTTGGAAGGTTGGTTACAATGTAAGAGTCAATCTGTTTGGactaaaaaactaaattacCAAACTCTTGATGCATTCCAAAAAAAGGAGAGATTATTactaataaagagaaaattcagcatataacaattcaactcaatattcattatcttcaggACTAAAATTTGccgaagaaaaaataatatgaaaatatagtAAATTGGTTAGTGCCTATAATGAGGGAGCTGATGAAGACCACTAAATcgaagacctatactatcatgAATAACTCTACCTGGAAAGTAAAtgatgtataaaataaaaatgcagGAAAAAAAATCTGAACATCATGtctacaaaggaaaaatcttCTTGGGGGGGTGTTAAAACAATAATGGAGGTACTTAATtattcttttgaatttaaactgtcAAATGAAGTAGAAGAAACGTGCATAAAGGAATGAGAAAATATGGTGGTAGGGAATTATATtgggaaaaacaaaatatcattccCAATCACCAAAGAAGCTTGAATGAAACAATGGAATGAAAATGGGCTGAAGAAGATCTCTACAAATATCCATGATCTCTACCTTTTCAATTCAAGAAGGGATCAAAGTTGAatgaaattttagaaaatgggcatacatatattggatccaactgcatgaagttggaaagatgatccgaaaatttgaacatgttaaGTAAATATAAGGAGACAacaaatatatagttcaaactttggaatatcCCTGCTCACATGTACAAAGTAGAAAccattagtcattttgcagggtTATTGGGAAAACCATTATACATTGACCCAATAATAGAAGGAGGAGAACAtctatcatttgctagaattagcatagaGGCGAATCCTTGTAGCACATTACTGAATAATATGACAGTGGTCGACATGAAAGGAAAATCTAttgtcatggaaatcacttatgagtggagaccAAACATGTGTGCATTCTACATTAATACTTTCCAATATGTTAATACGAAATGTTCTCAAGCTATGTAAAAAGATTAAAAGATACTAAAAGGCCAAGAATCAAAAaatttaggaaaaataaatattagagtctaaaagtaaagagaaaaatgtggaggaagagaaagaagcaGAACCAATGAGGATtctaaaaagaaagaaaataatgaaattgaagGGAAAATGTTAAGGGGTTtctgttgaagaagaaaataaaagtagCGATGAAACAaggaatgaagaagatgagaagttgattttcaaacaaatcaaGCTGTAATAGAGGAAACCAGAGAGGAAAATACTCAGAATAATCAAGCTGAAGTAGAGGTTATAACGGTTGTTGTAGAGGATAACGTAGCTGAAGCTAAAGGAAGCAAAAACAAAAATCCTGAAACTCaagttgagaaaaacaaagaTAAGAATTCTGAAATcctaaaaaagaatattttctaTCAGATTAACACGAGTTCGTTCAAAGAAAGATTACACAATGAGAATAAGCAAACTTCATCATCtttttcaattcaatctcctttCATCGCAAGAGGAAGATATGGGAAGGGAAAGGGAAATGCCACATGACGTAGTAGGCTTATATAGAAATAAACACCCTAATTGAGATAATTAGGAGCTGCTATTGATTGTAATCTTTGTTGTATGGTTGTATGAATGTTACTAATCAGATACTTTAGGGTAATCAAATACTTTAGGGTCTGTTTATTGTT
This genomic window contains:
- the LOC124910565 gene encoding transcription factor NAI1-like isoform X3 codes for the protein MDFSPSALLSQIRSEDEDDYCIFSGMDDPLREADNHPYQYHHNAFKDDEFAASTDQIMNAIMEDDENNLEIAPQVFEEETPDDNTAVGGNLDVSNKRSRSMSKSKSQIKDHIMNERKRREKLGQLFIALAAMVPGLKKTDKGSIIVAAIENLKQLKMRETSLRNEVNKIKKKSYTEHVTAKSKEGKIQTTNDLKISSSCSSTISPATTNSTVVLEVDVKYEERKILIRLNISRKKLAIANLLNEIESIDLKVTNCYWFPFEDSYLVITIIVEMDAQFSLTTKELVTKLHDLISHK